A single window of Ovis aries strain OAR_USU_Benz2616 breed Rambouillet chromosome 24, ARS-UI_Ramb_v3.0, whole genome shotgun sequence DNA harbors:
- the POLR3E gene encoding DNA-directed RNA polymerase III subunit RPC5 isoform X3, whose amino-acid sequence MLLRSTGKLRPSFSYLDKADAKHREREAANEAGDSSQDEAEEDVKQITVRFSRPESEQARQRRVQSYEFLQKKHAEEPWVHLHYYGLRDSRSEHERQYLLCQGFSGVENTELVKSPSEYLMMLMPPSQEEEKDKPVAPSNVLSMAQLRTLPLADQIKILMKNVKVMPFANLMSLLGPSVDSVAVLRGIQKVAMLVQGNWVVKSDILYPKDSSSPHSGVPAEVLCRGRDFVMWKFTQSRWVVRKEVAAVTKLCTEDVKDFLEHMAVVRINKGWEFILPYDGEFIKKHPDVVQRQNMLWIGIQAKLEKVYNLVKEAMPKKPDGQSGPVGLVSGDQRVQVAKRQAQQNHALLERELQQRKEQLQASAVLPGVRIKEEPMSEEGEDEEEPMDTSPGGGLHGGLANGLPAVRAAGGDSFNGHPPSGSAGTLVARELRAFVQATFQKQFVLTLSELKRLFNLHLASLPPGHMLFSGISDRMLQDTVLAAGCKQILVPFPPQTAASPDEQKVFALWESGDISDQHRQVLLEIFSKNYRVRRNMIQARLTQECGEDLSKQEVDKVLKDCCVSYGGMWYLKGTVQS is encoded by the exons CTGCGGCCCAGCTTCTCCTACCTGGATAAGGCAGACGCCAAGCACCGTGAGAGGGAGGCAGCCAATGAGG CGGGAGACTCTTCCCAGGACGAGGCAGAGGAAGATGTGAAGCAGATCACG gtgCGGTTCTCCCGGCCTGAGTCGGAGCAGGCCCGCCAGCGCCGCGTGCAGTCCTACGAGTTCCTGCAGAAGAAGCATGCCGAGGAGCCCTGGGTCCACCTGCACTACTATGGCCTGAGG GACAGTCGCTCTGAGCACGAACGCCAGTACCTGCTGTGCCAGGGCTTCAGCGGGGTTGAGAACACGGAGCTGGTCAAGTCCCCCAG TGAGTACCTCATGATGCTGATGCCCCCcagccaggaggaggagaa AGACAAACCCGTGGCCCCCAGCAATGTCCTGTCCATGGCCCAACTGCGCACCCTGCCCCTGGCTGATCAGATCAAGATCCTGATGAAAAACG TGAAGGTCATGCCTTTTGCCAACTTGATGAGCCTCCTGGGCCCCTCTGTCGACTCTGTGGCTGTTCTGCGTGGCATCCAGAAGGTGGCGATGTTGGTCCAAGGAAACTGGGTGGTGAAGAG TGACATCCTGTACCCCAAGGATTCCTCCAGCCCTCACAGCGGCGTGCCGGCTGAGGTGCTCTGCAGGGGCCGAGACTTTGTG atgTGGAAGTTCACACAGAGCCGCTGGGTGGTAAGGAAAGAGGTGGCAGCGGTGACTAAG CTCTGCACGGAAGACGTGAAGGACTTTCTGGAGCACATGGCCGTAGTGAGGATCAACAAGGGTTGGGAGTTCATTCTGCCTTATGACGGGGAGTTCATCAAGAAGCATCCAGACGTGGTGCAGCGGCAGAACATGCTGTGGATAGGCATCCAGGCCAA attAGAAAAAGTTTATAATCTTGTGAAGGAAGCCATGCCAAAGAAGCCGGATGGACAATCAG GGCCTGTGGGGCTGGTCTCTGGGGACCAGAGAGTCCAAGTCGCCAAAAGACAGGCCCAGCAGAACCACGCGCTGCTGGAGCGGGAGCTgcagcagaggaaggagcagCTGCAGGCGTCCGCGGTCCTGCCCGGCGTGCGGATCAAGGAGGAGCCCATGAGTGAGGAGGGGGAGGACGAAGAGGAGCCCATGGACACCTCGCCCGGTGGCGGCCTCCACGGTGGGCTGGCCAACGGGCTGCCTGCCGTGCGGGCGGCAGGCGGGGACAGCTTCAATGGGCACCCACCCTCCGGCTCTGCTGGCACCCTCGTAGCCCGGGAACTCAGGGCCTTTGTGCAGGCCACCTTTCAGAAACAGTTTGTGCTCACCCTGAGCGAACTCAAGCGCCTCTTCAACCTGCACTTGGCCAGCCTGCCCCCCGGCCACATGCTGTTCAGCGGCATCTCGGACCGCATGCTGCAGGACACGGTGCTGGCCGCCGGCTGCAAGCAGATACTGGTGCCT TTTCCCCCACAGACGGCTGCTTCCCCGGATGAGCAGAAGGTGTTCGCCCTCTGGGAATCTGGAGACATTAGTGACCAG CATCGACAGGTTTTGCTTgaaattttttccaaaaattacCGGGTGCGCCGGAACATGATCCAGGCTCGGCTGACTCAAGAGTGTGGAGAAGATCTGAGTAAACAGGAGGTGGATAAAGTGCTAAAG GACTGCTGTGTAAGCTATGGTGGCATGTGGTACCTTAAAGGGACAGTACAGTCTTGA
- the CDR2 gene encoding cerebellar degeneration-related protein 2, translating to MLAENLVEEFEMKEDEPWYDHQDLQQDLQLAAELGKTLLDRNTELEDSLQQMYTTNQEQLQEIEYLTKQVELLRQMNEQHAKVYEQLDVTARELEETNQKLVADSKASQQKILSLTETIECLQMNIDHLQSQVEELKSSSQRRRSQGRHDQEKSAPSFSSLKELYDLRQHFVYDHVFAEKITSLPSQQSPDEEENEHLKKTVTMLQAQLSLERQKRVTMEEEYGLVLKENSELEQQLGATDAYRARALELEAEVAEMRQMLQAEHPFVDGVEKLVPDSLFVPFKEPGQSLLDEMLLTVPEAHRKPLKRSSSETVLSSLAGSDIVRGHEETCIRRAQAVKQRGISLLHEVDTQYSALKAKYEELLKKCQQEEDSLSHKAVQTSRAPAKDLAALRAQPKPSTLSWDPASVTPEPISSPTTSTPPEYKALFKEIFSCIKKTKQEIDEQRTKYRSLSSHS from the exons ACCTCCAACTTGCAGCTGAGCTTGGGAAGACATTGCTGGATCGAAACACAGAGTTGGAGGATTCTCTTCAGCAGATGTACACAACCAATCAGGAGCAGTTACAGGAAATCGAG TATCTGACCAAGCAGGTGGAGCTTCTGCGGCAGATGAATGAACAGCATGCAAAGGTTTATGAGCAATTAGACGTCACAGCGAgggaactggaagaaacaaatcAAAAGCTCGTTGCTGACAGCAAGGCCTCACAGCAAAAGATTCTGAG TCTGACTGAAACGATTGAATGCCTGCAAATGAACATTGATCACCTCCAGAGCCAAGTGGAGGAGCTGAAATCATCCAGCCAAAGGAGAAGGAGCCAGGGGAGGCATGACCAGGAGAAATCGGCCCCCAGCTTCTCGTCTTTGAAAGAGCTGTATGACCTCCGCCA GCACTTCGTGTACGATCATGTGTTTGCCGAGAAGATCACTTCCTTACCAAGTCAGCAAAGCCCCGATGAGGAAGAAAATGAGCATTTGAAGAAAACAGTGACAATGCTGCAGGCCCAGCTGAGCCTGGAGCGGCAGAAGCGGGTGACCATGGAGGAGGAATACGGGCTGGTGCTGAAGGAAAACAGCGAGCTGGAGCAGCAGCTGGGGGCCACGGACGCCTACCGGGCCCGCGCGCTGGAGCTGGAGGCAGAGGTGGCCGAGATGCGGCAGATGCTGCAGGCGGAGCACCCTTTTGTGGATGGGGTGGAGAAGCTGGTGCCGGACTCTCTGTTTGTCCCTTTCAAAGAGCCCGGCCAGAGCCTGCTGGACGAGATGCTCCTGACCGTGCCCGAAGCGCACAGGAAGCCCCTCAAGCGCAGCAGCAGCGAGACGGTGCTgagcagcctggcgggcagcGACATCGTGAGGGGCCACGAGGAGACCTGCATCCGCCGGGCCCAGGCGGTGAAGCAGAGGGGCATCTCCCTTCTGCACGAGGTGGACACACAGTACAGCGCCCTGAAGGCGAAGTACGAGGAGCTGCTGAAGAAGTGCCAGCAGGAGGAGGACAGCCTGTCCCACAAGGCTGTGCAGACCTCCCGGGCTCCGGCCAAGGACCTGGCTGCCCTGCGCGCCCAGCCCAAGCCCAGCACCCTCAGCTGGGACCCAGCCTCTGTCACCCCAGAGCCCATCAGCTCCCCCACCACCTCGACGCCACCAGAATACAAAGCGCTTTTTAAggagatctttagttgcatcaAGAAAACGAAACAGGAAATAGATGAACAGAGAACCAAATACCGATCTCTTTCCTCTCATTCCTAA